Part of the Spea bombifrons isolate aSpeBom1 chromosome 3, aSpeBom1.2.pri, whole genome shotgun sequence genome, ACATATTGCTTTAGGTTAAATATCACATCAACAGGTAGCTAGGAATGCATGGAAAAATTGCAGGATTTATCAAAGCTTATCAGATTCTTTGTTGCAGACTTGAGTGATGATAATGAAAAAGAATAATTTGTGTCAGAgattaggggggaaaaaaatcaactaTTCTGTACATATACAGATCTAGAAAAATGGATCTTACCTTCATGGTAACCGTTATAACCATAACAGTAAATACCAATGTCCCAAAAGTCCAGTTTCCAAACATCTACATGAAGAAACACAAGGTAAAGTCAAGTAAAGGTATCCAGATCTATAAGTGTACAAAGTATCAAAGTACACcgtatgaccaaaagtatagcCAAGCAGATGCACTCAAGTGAAAGATCACTATGAGTAATGCAATGTGTCAGCTgtagtggtgtaaagcacatctGCAGTGGGAAATGCGTtttctggagtgatgaatcaggCTCCTCTATCCGGACGTCTGATGGCCAAATCTGTGTTTGGTGGAAGCCAAGACAACTCTACCTACCGGAAGGTGTAGTGGTGGAGGTGAGAATAGTTTAGGGCTGTTTTTCTGGGTTTtggctaggccccttagttccaatgAAGGATAATGTTattgctacagcatacaaagacattttacacAGTTGTATgcctccaactttgtgggaacagtttggtgaGGGCCCTTTTCCATGACAGCATGACTGTGTCAAGGCGCAGAAAGAAAGGTCCCTAAAAACATGGTTTGGTGAGTTAGTGGTGAAGGAACCCAAGagacctgacctcaaccccactgaGCATCTTTGGAATGAACTAGAATGGCGATTGCGAGGCAGAcattccatattaatgcccatggttttggaatgaaaTGTCCAAAAAGCTCATAGAGATGtatgtgatggtcaggtgttcaTATACTTTTGGTTGTATAGTGTATAGGTattgtttttccatttcttcTAAACCAAAGTAGTACACAGCACAGCACACATGAAGCTAAACTAAGCAGAGAAATAATCTGACACATTTTACCCTATACAGGACTTAATCACATTCAATTGTGAGTGCAAGAGGTATTTTGGTTTCTAATATATCACAACACAAACTCCAAAGATAAAGTTGTTAAAAATACAGAagtaatttaaatgtaataaaaaataggaaGCAAAAACAACATCAAGGAAATTCTGAGCAGTAATACCGGTTTATTCTGCAACTCCACATCTGTATGAATCTGTgtttatttacacaaacactACAAAGCATGAGGAAGAGGGGTTCTTGATGCTTCTACTGAATTAAGCAACAATAATTCGGTATATTTTAACAtcatagagaaacatttaaacctTATTTTAGTAACTGAAATAATACTGCATTTTTAACTGCTAGCTTATATTTTGCTGTGGGTTAACAGCCCATCCTCCACCGTCCACCGTCCAGTGAAAGTGATTAGGGTTACCACTTAAGTCTGAAATGTGTTAGATAAACATCTTTTATCCAATATATAAGTTATATGCATACTCATGGTGAAATTATTATGCTTCAGCATGGGGACATAGCTGGTTTATCTGCGGTGCTTATTTGGCTCCTAACATGTCTAAAATCCCATTAGTTCCAAGGAACAGCCTCAAATACAACTCCAGGCTGTATAAACTGTTGGGTTAATGTGAGCCAAGGAGTTATGGTTTGACACATATAACCCACAACTAGATATCCTGGTAAAATTTGTGGGTTTCTTCTATATCAGTCACAAACACACTTAATGAGCTCCTTTCAATTGATGCAGTGGTGCTCAATAATCTACTTTGCGGCCCTGGGGCGCACACATGCTAAAAGCTACGTATCCCCTGTTCAGTATGACAAGATGTATAAAAACACAATGTCACACCACTCTTTCCCCTTTGGTGATAATCTTACCAGTTGCCTGTTAGGCATCAAAATCTGATTGCATGCATGGAATGGAAAGGAGAAGAAAGGAAGAGAAGTAGAGGTAACAGATAAAAGAAGAGCACAGCGCAGAGATGAACCAAGAAAAGATCTTCACACAAGATAATGGTACTATTGATAAAAGCagagaaaaaagaacaagaaaaagcCCCATGCAGTATAACTACATCAGCCAACATAAAGCTAAGACCCAACACGCGTTTTTTCATCATATATGTCTTCACAGATAAGTCACAGAATAAGTGACACGGACAGCTCACAAATCTGTACAGATGTATTGAGTTATCTGAACTTACACTGCATGGGGCAAGTTTAGAGTAGCATACTGTTATTTTTCCGGAGAATCTTGGCTGCCCTCACAGCATTAACACTAGATAATACAAAGACAATGCTAAAACTCTTCTCTTCATACAGTACTGTATCTATGGCtccaagaaaaatatttcccctgtaacattaacaattatttaattttttttacggAGTCCAGCATGTATTATTATCTACAAAACTGTTTAGCAACTGTAAAAAGCAGGCTACGTATTTCACCAAGTCAATGCCCTGGAAACCCTGTCTCTAGCACAGCATGTCTTGATTATCCTTTTTATTCTCCACTCAAAACCCCACAAAGTCAAACAGCAAAATTGTGTCCAAAAATCCACCTACCTGGCCATTACCCAGCAGAGAAGTATCTTCACCCATGAGAAGGTATGACccgaaaaagaaaacaaaggcaTGCCCAAAGCCCAAAAGGGTCCAGTAGAGAAATGGTTTAAAACCAAGCAGGGCATTTTTACTAATGTCTCTgcagaaataaacaaaacacattcaTAACActgcattttacaaaaaaacacaggctACAATATACAAGACTGTATATGTCGCACGTACTTAGCATACTAAATAGCATTTATGAGTATACACAATAGCATAAGAAAATACAAACATGGCTAATGTGCCATGCATTCTTGCTACAACAGTAAGCAGGaggaatttttatattttaaataagtttCCTACACAAGCCAACTAAATttgggtaaagaaaaaaatcaatcaattGCAGATCAATCACACTCACCGATAGAGACCAGGTTTGGTCTGTAACACATGCGGATGCACATGTTGTTCAAACAGACTGTATATCAGGATAGGTAAGGAAGTGAAGCAAATATTGTACAAAGTCAGATACACACTGTCATACAGTGTCTGTAAGAAAAAACAAGGCAAGAATATTAAGAGCATTTACAGCACAATGCAACATTTATATGTGCTATTGCTAGACATGCGATTGTTAATGCTAATCTTCCATGAGATTTAATGAACTCCACATAGCATATAACTGTATAATGCCCATACTGCATTGGAAACCTTTCCTGATGAGTTTAGGTCTGGCAGATCACTACTGTAGATCAGACTACCTAGAAGTCTGACcccaagactaagatccagatcctcgcagtgctgcaggagacctggatcatcctctctggcagccggtggccGTCTGCGTGagagacaacctctgctgctgccggcacttcccctggggcttctatgacggggCACCGGTGTCACATGATCTTGATACCAGAGAAGAGTGAAATTTGAAAGGGTTGAGGTAATTCTGTGTTATTACACAAGTCCTGATCTACTATATTACCATACAAATGAGATCACTAAGGGTACACACCTGACTATACGGGAAGTGTAAGTGGTTTTCACTGGCACAATATTTACCTACAATGTTCTTCTTTTCTTGTAATGACGCTCATAATCCATGTTTGTGAGGGAGATAATTTTAATACTACTAGTGTCTATTTTGAAATGGAATGATCAATTGTCAGGCTACCCTAATATGTTAAAACAAAAGGTGCCAGCTATACAACAGTtcttcatatacatacatatatacacatacacaatgaataaccatattaaaaatatacaaataattacatcaaaagacaaatatatatCCAATAAATTAACAATAGCATACACGACCCAATGGATTGGCCACAATAGcataactacaaaaaaaatcaaaatataaagaaatcacTTACTGAGTAGAGACAAATGCATATActggtttgctttttttattataaattttgaaattttttatattttttgaattCTTATGTTTGTTCtggatattgttttaaaacccTTATAATCCACATAGGACGCACCTGTACGTCCTTAAAACTTGTGCCAAGAAGCCCATTAAGACGTGCATGTACGTCATGACTTTGTTGCAGAGTCAGGGACATCTCCCTCCCTGGACTCTCCCATGAAAGCAGAAGCCAGCTTCGATGGCTTCCTCCTGTTAGATGTAACATTGTAACGGCTCtcgctatattttttttaaatttgtttttcaaaatctttaaaaataatttattcatttaatcTTAGCATTGGGTACCTTGTGTGATACTATATATACTCACTtctgttgccaaggtttagacattaatggctgtgtgttgggttattttgaggggacagcaaatttacactgttatacaggctgtacactcactactttacattgtagcagagcgtaatttcttcagtgttgtcacatgaaaagatataataaaatatttacaaaaatgtgaggggtgtactcacttttgtgagatactgtatgaaCCAGCAACTCATGGACCATCCACATTTCTGCTACTCTTAAATTAGAAAGTTTGCTTACCCCAAGTCTACTGCTggcaccaaaataaaaaaaaatcaacttacctgttgtgaaaataaacaaaagaactgATACAAAAACTGTGGTGTAATAAAGCACACattctgtaaaagaaaaaatacacaatatcagaaaaaaacagtCTACATAAGAAATGTAGACAACATTGCTAATTTCAGTAAATCAGCAATCATTCCTGTAGAGATTCATTTCtacaacacagaaaaatatctAAGGTGAGATCTAAGTGGACAATGACCAAAGTTTGTGAAAGCCCAGATCACACGGACAGATATATTTAGAAGTAGGCgtagtaaataaaatactcGAAATCCATTAACGCCCCCCAactaaagcattaaaaaataaatgcacagaCATATTACTGCATTctcaaaaatgtatcaattgTGGTAGCACCAGTGACAATGTAAACctcacaagaaaaataaaatggcttttttaataaattaaacaaaacacactttgctTTATCAAAAAAGGTGCACTTTCCAGTCATGTACCCTATGACACGCTGAGTGAAAATTTTGTGCTGattaggtttttatttatttttttaaatagtttgtaTTTCTACATCTTGTAAaaattttacacacacacaaacacacgctGACACTGTTGTCACCAGAAATCTGCGAAAAGATACATACCTTATAAAAAAAGTACTGTACAAGGGTGGCTATTCTAATGTAGTAGTAGTGGCCATGCACCAAGAGCAGTTTTGAGAGGAATTTGAATCTTGCAATTGCATAGTCACTGTTCCTCACAGCCTGTCTGCCCTCTTTTCCcatgatgcctacacaaagaaAGCAAAGAAGTTACCATTTCCCTAGTCACGACCAGTCATTTCTTTAATCATGAGACAGTGGTAGtttatatactatttttttaaagcctgAATGTCACGACACCACTCATTTTCCCTACaaatcagactttttttttttttttaaattaaactttgTCCCAACTGTTGCCGACCTGGAACTAACCTCAAAACTCTCCATCAATGTCACAACCAAAGGAGCTCATATGGAAGCTAACGGAGGCAAATAACCTGTCAGAGCTCCCGCGTATGATAACTTTCAATATCACCAGTCCATAGATATGAAAATAACTCACCAATTCCCACATGAGCTTCTTGTATCATGCTCACATCATTTGCACCATCTCCGATAGCTAGCGTGATGGGCTTTTCTGGAGAGATTTTTAACAGTCTAACCACCTAAACATGAAAGATTATTTTTAGTTAGAGGTTTCTGACACATTTGCATGCAACTTAAGAAGCAGGCCAATGCATTTTTAAGTACACCTACATGTCCTCACCTTTGCTTTTTGTAAAGGAGCCATTCGACAGCACAACACAGCAGAGCAGCTCTTACAGACTTCCATAAACAGCTTTTCGTGTTCCCTGAGTGCTAAAGAAAGACTGGCTCCATCCACGACCAGCCCATGCTGAATAACATGATCATCCTGTAGTCTAGATAAGACAGAAAATTACATGTAGCCTAAAATGTACTACATGACTATAGTGTGAGTAAACCTAAAGAATATTGTGTGTGGTGTGAATGCCTAATCATTCTTCATTCACCTACCTCCTTGCGAGCTGTCTAAGCTGTTCTGCACAGTCACGGTCTGACTTTTGCTGTACAAGTTCAAGGATATTCATGGTTCTGTGAAAATGCCCGCAGGATAAGCTGACGCTCACAGCCGTTTCGTGCTTGTCTCCTGTGAGCACCCAAACTTTGATCCCTGCCAAACGAAGGGCCTCTATCGTTTCCTGGACCTTGTCCTGGAGCCTGAAACATTTGTAGTCCAAATTTATCAATTGCTTTTATAGGATTACATAAAAGGagatatgtgtttatatatttcatttacaaaGGTTTAGAAGCCCCATTATAAATCTCACCGGTATGTGCATTATTGAAAGCCTGAAATTACACCCCCAATATTCCAAGCCAGGAATTACTTGGGTATTGCCATCTATACTTCGGTAAAACCTACAATCATTTCCATTGTTCCAACAGACACGTTGTATGCAGTGAAAGTTACTGTATAGACAGATCCATGGAACCACTGTATACTCTTAAATAATTCAAGTTAGTAAATATAAGTAATAAGAAACCTATTAAAAGTAGGCTTATTTCAAAAATAAGAGTACAAATTCTTGCAGCAGGAACCTTCTATTGGACACTGGGAAATTATGAACAGCTCCTGGAGCAATCATTGAGAATATCCCACTGCCTCCATGGTTATTGCTCCATATTTACACATTTGTGCCACATCTGATTTGTACGACTATGGCCCAATCTATTACAGCCGGTACAGTTTATCAAGATGAGTTCAGGACGGTGCACTCTTCTTACTTGTCTTCTACCCCAGTTGCCCCTAGAAGCTCCAGGTCTCGCTCTATGAAGTCGAATACATCAGCTAAGCGTTCTTCCCTTTGTTGTAGTGCAGTCCTAGCCTCATTCAATCGCCGATCAATCTCCTGATACTCTTCCGCTGTGAACCTCCTATAGGCAACACACAGTGTTCTCAGCCCTTTCTAGGAAaggagaaagcaaaaaaaaaaatatataagtttCCGGAGGGTGAGAAACAGGTTAAATCGAGAAGGCTATACAAGTACATACAAACAAGCACAGAATAAGAATCTTCGACAGTACAACTAGTTGTAGCACGAACAAATATATTGTAAAGAAATCAAGTTTTAAGAATTTACCTAAAATTTACAAACTTACTAAAGCAAACTCGTCAACATGTAGTCTGGTTCTTTCTATTTCTCCACTTTTGGCATATGGGAGTATAGATGACTCCGCTCCCTTGGTGAAAAGTATTTTGTCGCCTAccgaaaatacaaaacaaaggaATTAAGCACACGATATCAGAAAGGAACATATTTTCAGAAAACGGCTTGAACTCTTACCAGAAGAACTTTGTATAATAACACTCATTCTACGACGATTTGCATCAAACTCCAAGACATGTAGAAGCTTGTACCTTAAGGAGGACAGCAGACGTAGGTCAAAATGATATCAGATATCTTTCTACCTgtcttatattttataaatttaataaacaaaaacactgaGATCAATAGACATAATACAATTACGTGGTAACAGGAGAAGTAGGACATTGGGGAAGATCATTTTTACAGCCAAGTTTTAACTGTGGAGTTATCAGCAGGCACATTATTCCACTGGTTTCTATGGTAACTGCTCCACATTTAGAACATTACAACAAAATTGGACTGGTGGAGATGTATAAATGAACCAGTGTCAAGCGCATTGAAACAAGCCTGCATTTGGGTATTAAGCAACTTCTGCCTGAAAACGCACATTATATATCCAACATCAAACACATTTGTCTTCCCTGTGCGTTTGATAAggatacatactgtatatcttcTGTAGTATTGCCACATAATATATAGGTGCgcattatatacatgtatacatacattgaATAATTTAAGTAGTGATCATTAGAATATTTGAAACCTTCTGATTTGCAAGCTGTATGTCAAATATCTGGGAATTCAATATGGGAGATAAGTCTTCACCTAACTTCTACGTTGTGTTACCTTTCGAGTTTTCCAAGAACTTTAATATCCATAATTTCTCCATTAATACCAGAAAACGCAACACCCATTCTGTAAagcaaaaaggggaaaatggtGTCATTCTTTGGTTTGGCTGCTACAATCTCACAACAAAATACGTATTGTGGAAGAACACAGGAAACATTTAGACTCTAATAGATCCGACAGTCAGGGTGAACAGTGCAATTAAACACGATTATTGGCAGGGCTGATATAGTCAAGAGCTATTAAAGATCAGAGGGAGCATTCAAAAAGAGTTCCATTATGCATCTTATTGCAGAGACTGATTTATAAATTGAAGCCCATACCTAAGCTGCTATTACAAGACTGGTTAAAACTCAATGAAAAGCCCTTTAAAATTAATGGAATCAATTAAAGATACTACTAAAGCTAATAGAAAAGGTGTAATCGTGTGTACCTAAGATAGCCTCAGTGAAAGATTCTGTCTGTAGATAAGGCAAacaaatcttttatttaaatagcgccaacGAATTATACAGCTCTTCTTGCAACACATATATTAAAAGggcatgacaaaactagaactgacagactaagacaaagcgATCCATTAGGTAAAGCGAGCCTGGCTCACAAGCTTATGCTTCAAATTACAAAGATTCATTCCTTCCGGAAAACAGACTTTACAGGAAAGCAAAGGATTTCAAGCTGCCTACACAACATCTTCAAGATTTGAAGATGTCATGAGACGTGAATGGAATACTGTTTTTCTGTTCTAAATCAAATCCAAAATGTAATCttattagtgatattattgTCCACTGCTGCGTATTCTGGAATAGACCTCAGAGGAAGGCCGAGCAAATGCCGATTTAATCCAGATGGTGTTTTTTCAACCCAAAGAAcatggctttttaaaaaaaacatatgcaaattagcatTGGTGTTAAACAGATATCATTACATGTATTGATGTAAAAGCTCTGTTGAAAAAGTAAATACCAATGCAGTTAAtgatagatgatatgatagcAGTAGCCCATTAATCCTTCTCACCTTCTAGAAGCTTCAACTAAAGCTTTCTCATCTGGTGAAGAAGCATAGTATTCTTGCTGGGAGGATATGCCATTTGCACACTGGAAACCATCCGAGTACCCATCTACCTGGTCATGGCATATTTGCACCGTGTGACATAACGAGACTGCTTTAAAGAAGAGCTCTTCCTCCATGCTCTGTAGAAACACAAAGGAATTACTTAGGGCAGGCGTAGTTTCTTTTCACCGAAACACTAACAATGAATATGGCGGAAAAGTACTTTGGTATTTAGGAAATAAGAAATTATTGCATATGTagactataaaatatatcttacaAGACTTGTAACGGGGCCATCTGGGAAATCTAGAGTCACTCCTTCCGGCACAAGTTTGCCATTAATCTCTTGGTACTTAATTCCATTTACTGAGCATTCCCGAAACTGCATCTCATTTTCTGTTAGCGTGCCTGTTTTATCAGTGAACACGTATTCCACCTGTGACATGGAAAGGCATGGAAATTAATACAGAGATCAATCCTAATCGAAGCAAACAGAAGAAGGGCATGAAGggttaaaaacattttgcatgTTATCAAGAATTCTACTGTAGATCTGATACTGAGGAAtatgcatataataataaaaatacaaatacatctcCTTCACAAAATGGAAAGATCTACTTGGCCTATTCTCCTAACTGCAAGCTACTGCATTACCACCCCAACACTGTAAGGCTCCCTGTTCCCGGGGCAAATGAACACACATAAAAGATTTGCAACAAACACAAAAAGGAGTCCCTTAACAGCACAGAccactgaaagaaaaaaaatatctaaatatttaaGAGCTTCCACTGAGCTCTTACAACATCACAAACTTCAGATGACCGATGTAATGGTCCAGGGACATGCAAACATGTCCATTTTATTGAACGGAGACACTGTGGTAGTTTTTGTTAACGTAATGGTAACGGTACAGACAACATACACTACCTGTCCCAGCTCCTCGTTGAGGTCGGACGTGTTAACCTGAGCTCTCTGATTCGTCTCTTCATGGTAAAGGTCAAGGTCCCAAACAATGAAAAACGAACCAAGGAATTTCTGCATCTCCACGGTAACGTAAAGCGAAATAGGAATGATAAAATTGTAAAGGACCAGAAATGCCAGAAAATCCGAAATGAATCTGAGGATCTGGTGGAATCAAAACACATACGCAATAATGTAATAGCAAAGCAGAATTACAAGGTATGCAACCTGTACACAAGCCAGGAGAAACTGAACTTTAACTTTCATGCATGATACCTGGTTCTGGCCAAACTTCTGGCCAAAAACAgccatggtgttagcatgtcaCATACACAGTCTAGCACaattagatatattttataaagataCTTAAAATGTAGTATAAATCTAATTTATCACTGTAACTATTATCATCGCCGTTTAACATGATATATTTGGACATGTATGTCCAATAACCCTCTTATTTCATTAGTATGAAAGGTGATACACACCTTACTGCTGTTCCTTTCATGCTCAGTTTTCTGGTTGTACCACGGCTCATCCCATTTCTCCTCAGCTTGCCATGCATATTTCAAAATTGTGCTCAAGATGGCTTCAAAGAGCAGAATTATCAGGTACACAAGCAGAAACGTGTTCATGGATCTATAAGAACAATGAGAAGTTTCTCAAACACcttaatttaaaatacagaCAAGCATCCAATGTATTTGGAACACAAAAGATCTTAATACAGTAACTACACACCTCAAGGATGGCATTTAACACCGCATGCTACGTTATGTGAAAAAAACTTTGTAAGGCGGTAACAATAACTAAAATTCCAATGCCCATCCCTCAGAGATGTACCCTTTCAGCTATTAACTCAAACCATCAGTGTGGATATATTCCTATGCAGTAAAAATAGAcatgattatatattataagacATATACCTTCAAAAAAATGCTAACTTAATGAGATTGTTCATATTGCCTCTTGTGTTGCTCCATAAAAACACATTGGCTTCACATGAGGCTTCttctatgtatattttaataaataggcTACTAAGGCAGCCAGATCCCACATGCCCAACAATTGCAACTTACTTCTCAACAGCAGATCTCTTTTGTGATTTACTTTTGTAATTTAATGCCATTTTGGCTTCCATTCCCGTGTATACCGCCACCCCTAAAAGTCGAAcggggggaaagaaaaaacaaacagaagatTTCATTCTCACTTCTAAGCACTAAAATTGTATTTCTCTTGCTGTGTGCATCAATGAGTATTTCTCATGTAAGATGAAGAACTAGGTTTATAATTGGAATTCAGCTCAAGGAAATATACtgcactttactgagagggtagcaGATAAGTCTCCCAGCAAGAatggtaaataataatacagtaaggggacatacatgggacaggcatatggatATGTATGAATACATGACAAGACTACTGATTAAGGCAGAATCTAGACTAGATGGTCcgaatggttcttctctgctTCTATtcatttggttgctatggtgataagatttTAAAATTTTCTACTAGAGAATGGGTAAAGCAAACGGCTAAATCTGTGGTTTGTGGTATAGACGTCTGTTTAATTCCGAATGCACTGAGCAACAGATCACACGAAACGAGAATAAAGATAAACCTACCGAAAATTTCTTTGGCATTTTTTAACCTTGCTCCTCGCAGTAACAGGTTTTCTGGCCCAAGCGGCCTAAAAAATAGTTGACA contains:
- the ATP11B gene encoding phospholipid-transporting ATPase IF isoform X4; this translates as MDSWRDCGLVRWVWQQLGCDPPNHSETRTVYVANRFPQHGHYIPQKFADNRIISSKYTVLNFVPKNLFEQFRRIANFYFLIIFLVQLMIDTPTSPVTSGLPLFFVITVTAIKQGYEDWLRHKADNEVNGAPVYVVRSGGLVKTRSKNIRVGDIVRVAKDETFPADLVLLSSDRSNGSCHVTTASLDGETNLKTHFAVPETAVLQTVVDLDTLIAVIECHQPEADLYRFVGRITVRQHSEDIVRPLGPENLLLRGARLKNAKEIFGVAVYTGMEAKMALNYKSKSQKRSAVEKSMNTFLLVYLIILLFEAILSTILKYAWQAEEKWDEPWYNQKTEHERNSSKILRFISDFLAFLVLYNFIIPISLYVTVEMQKFLGSFFIVWDLDLYHEETNQRAQVNTSDLNEELGQVEYVFTDKTGTLTENEMQFRECSVNGIKYQEINGKLVPEGVTLDFPDGPVTSLSMEEELFFKAVSLCHTVQICHDQVDGYSDGFQCANGISSQQEYYASSPDEKALVEASRRMGVAFSGINGEIMDIKVLGKLERYKLLHVLEFDANRRRMSVIIQSSSGDKILFTKGAESSILPYAKSGEIERTRLHVDEFALKGLRTLCVAYRRFTAEEYQEIDRRLNEARTALQQREERLADVFDFIERDLELLGATGVEDKLQDKVQETIEALRLAGIKVWVLTGDKHETAVSVSLSCGHFHRTMNILELVQQKSDRDCAEQLRQLARRLQDDHVIQHGLVVDGASLSLALREHEKLFMEVCKSCSAVLCCRMAPLQKAKVVRLLKISPEKPITLAIGDGANDVSMIQEAHVGIGIMGKEGRQAVRNSDYAIARFKFLSKLLLVHGHYYYIRIATLVQYFFYKNVCFITPQFLYQFFCLFSQQTLYDSVYLTLYNICFTSLPILIYSLFEQHVHPHVLQTKPGLYRDISKNALLGFKPFLYWTLLGFGHAFVFFFGSYLLMGEDTSLLGNGQMFGNWTFGTLVFTVMVITVTMKMALETHFWTWINHFVTWGSIAFYFIFSLFYGGIIWPFLHTQDMYFVFVQLLSSGSAWFAIIIIVIACLFLDVTKKVAYRHIYPTSTEKAQIYSNRVTLSDEFIALQPLSRARNQLSKIRWKRIRVQSAQRLTLLRASTESRTIDNC